One stretch of Chaetodon auriga isolate fChaAug3 chromosome 18, fChaAug3.hap1, whole genome shotgun sequence DNA includes these proteins:
- the tmem214 gene encoding transmembrane protein 214, producing MASNNSSAGKWEVVKKGKKSNSSGGAKNPADKKSGSGGRKALSESNQPSRPPLKMSETLYDGFEKMAKKQNKEQVPPPAEPENKKPSNKPSKKSHSSNTVAPAAHKTLEEAFRALDVGDLKQQLAHSQTLFPENPSVWVKDLAGYLNLKLTAPETEPTLSSYAHDYPYCLIGKELKGVIKGLIGRCGDFLPDFFDHCVYTMLRELDRQSGEPLHGYRVCIQTILQDKPKIATQNLPEYLELLRSVQNRPVKCLTIMWALGQAGFYDLSQGLRVWLGIMLPVLGVKSLSSYAIAYLERLLLLHANLTKGFGIMGPKEFFPLLDFAFMPKNALSSSLQEQLRRLYPRLKVLAFGAKPESTLHTYLPSFLSRATPHCPDDMKRELLSSMTECLCVDVQSLGVWRQLYTKHLPQSSLLLNHLLKSWNTLPPKLRKNLEETIQSFRVTNEEMRDAVESQDLQECNNLCQNLQVKMRGRGFPWYKLLMVLLVFVAGFIAHDVRSHGSFTDSTTARHLRSSGVTAVSQQAWSKITVYTKQGFSWLETNTPHYYSECVRVVGPLMEQGLEKAKTAAVFISENTTQFILWVKEKTPQAIEWVNTNTPDSVFQVLAYLKELLLLLHQNYILPALAYMSDLLQRAWTNLQDSCNGEVSVSCLQGHALSFTNSTWQLLQHTTSAIKTWAQELLTRA from the exons ATGGCTTCGAATAATAGCTCAGCCGGCAAATGGGAGGTGGtgaagaaagggaagaaaagtaACAGCTCAGGAGGAGCGAAGAACCCGGCTGACAAGAAAAGTGGCAGCGGGGGAAGGAAAGCCCTGAGCGAATCTAACCAGCCATCCAGAC CACCCCTGAAGATGTCAGAGACTCTGTACGACGGCTTCGAGAAGATGGCAAAGAAACAGAACAAGGAGCAGGTCCCACCGCCGGCCGAGCCTGAAAATAAGAAGCCCTCAAATAAACCATCCAAGAAATCACACTCCAGCAACACAGTCGCCCCTGCAGCTCACAAGACCCTCGAGGAAGCCTTCAGAGCC TTGGATGTTGGGGACCTGAAGCAGCAGTTGGCTCACAGTCAGACCCTGTTTCCAGAAAACCCATCAGTGTGGGTCAAAGACCTGGCAGGATACCTCAACCTCAAACTGACTGCACCAGAGACCGAGCCCACGCTGAGCAGCTACGCTCACG ACTACCCATACTGCCTTATAGGAAAGGAGCTGAAGGGCGTGATCAAAGGCCTCATCGGACGCTGCGGTGACTTTCTGCCAGATTTCTTCGACCACTGTGTTTATACTATGCTCAGGGAGCTGGACAGACAGTCAG GAGAACCTCTGCATGGCTACAGAGTTTGCATTCAGACAATCCTACAGGACAAACCCAAAATAGCCACCCAAAACCTGCCAGAG TATTTGGAGTTGTTGCGGTCAGTTCAGAATCGTCCAGTCAAGTGTTTGACCATCATGTGGGCTCTTGGCCAAGCTGGATTTTATGACCTCAGCCAGGGACTAAGAG tgtggcTGGGCATCATGCTGCCTGTGCTGGGAGTCAAGTCGTTGTCTTCTTATGCCATTGCATATCTGGAGAGACTCCTCCT ACTTCATGCAAACCTGACAAAGGGATTTGGCATCATGGGTCCTAAAGAGTTCTTTCCTTTACTGGATTTTGCCTTCATGCCTAAGAATGCCCTGTCATCAAG cctGCAGGAACAGCTGAGGCGTCTGTACCCTCGCCTGAAGGTCCTCGCGTTTGGAGCCAAACCCGAGAGCACATTACACACATACCTGCCGTCGTTTCTGTCCAGAGCCACGCCTCACTGTCCAGATGACATGAAGAGAGAG ctgctcagcagtatgacggagtgtttgtgtgtggatgtgcagaGTCTTGGAGTGTGGAGGCAGCTCTACACCAAACACTTACCCCAGTCCAG tCTGCTGTTGAACCATTTATTAAAGTCCTGGAATACCCTGCCGCCAAAG CTCCGGAAGAACCTTGAAGAAACAATCCAGTCTTTCAGAGTGACCAATGAGGAGATGAGAGACGCCGTTGAATCTCAGGACCTTCAGGAGTGCAATAACCTGTGCCAG AATCTGCAGGTAAAGATGCGTGGCCGGGGCTTCCCCTGGTACAAACTGCTCATggttctgcttgtgtttgtcgCCGGCTTCATCGCTCATGACGTCAGATCCCACGGCTCCTTCACAG attcCACCACAGCCAGGCATCTTCGCAGCTCAGGGGTCACAGCTGTGTCTCAGCAGGCCTGGAGCAAAATAACAGTGTACACCAAACAGGGCTTCAG CTGGTTGGAGACAAACACTCCTCATTATTACTCCGAGTGTGTGCGGGTTGTGGGACCACTTATGGAGCAAGGTTTGGAAAAGGCAAAGACAGCAGCCGTCTTCATCTCCGAAAACACCACACAGTTTATTCTGTGGGTGAAAGAAAAGACCCCACAGGCCATAGAGTGG GTGAACACCAACACTCCAGACAGTGTGTTCCAGGTGTTGGCATATTTGAaggagctcctcctcctcctccatcagaaCTACATCCTGCCAGCGCTGGCGTACATGTCTGACCTGCTGCAGCGAGCATGGACCAACCTGCAGGACTCCTGCAA CGGCGAGGTGTCCGTGTCGTGTCTGCAGGGCCACGCTTTGTCCTTCACCAACTCGACGTGGCAGCTGCTCCAACACACAACCTCGGCCATCAAGACGTGGGCTCAGGAGCTGCTGACACGAGCATGA
- the LOC143336508 gene encoding microtubule-associated protein RP/EB family member 3-like codes for MAVNVYSTSMTIENLSRHDMLAWVNDSLQLTYTKIEQLGSGAAYCQFMDMLFPGCILLKKVKFGAKLEHEYIHNFKVLQAAFKRMNVDKIIPVERLVKGKFQDNFEFLQWFKKFFDANYDGKEYDPVLIRQGQEGTPPPPHAGPMRTSPTVPKTVPNPQRPINVATARRSAPVTRNGGDAELIELNQQLLDMKLTVEGLEKERDFYFGKLRDIELICQENENENNPVLSQIIETLYSTEEGFAPPDDEEIGEGAQGDQEEF; via the exons ATGGCGGTGAATGTCTACTCCACCTCTATGACCATAGAGAACCTGAGTCGCCATGACATGCTGGCATGGGTCAACGACTCTCTACAGCTCACCTACACAAAGATCGAGCAGCTCGGTTCAG gTGCTGCTTATTGTCAGTTCATGGACATGCTGTTTCCAGGGTGCATATTGTTGAAGAAAGTCAAGTTTGGTGCTAAGTTGGAGCATGAATACATCCACAATTTCAAGGTCTTACAGGCTGCATTCAAGAGAATGAATGTGGACaag atcaTCCCGGTGGAGAGGCTGGTGAAGGGGAAGTTCCAGGACAACTTTGAGTTCCTGCAGTGGTTTAAGAAGTTTTTTGATGCCAACTATGACGGGAAAGAATACGACCCTGTACTGATCCGGCAGGGCCAGGAAGGAACGCCGCCTCCGCCCCACGCAG GCCCCATGAGAACATCTCCCACAGTTCCAAAGACTGTTCCCAACCCGCAGAGGCCGATCAACGTAGCAACAGCCCGCAGGAGCGCTCCCGTGACCCGCAATGGAGGAGACGCCGAGCTCATTGAGCTCAACCAGCAG CTGCTGGATATGAAGCTGACTGTAGAGGGactggagaaggagagagacttCTACTTTGGAAAGCTGAGAGACATCGAGCTCATCTGCCAGGAAAACGAAAATGAGAACAACCCAGTCCTCAGCCAAATAATCGAAACACTGTACTCTACAGAG GAGGGATTTGCACCACCAGATGATGAAGAGATTGGCGAAGGGGCACAGGGAGACCAGGAGGAGTTCTga